From Vicinamibacterales bacterium, a single genomic window includes:
- a CDS encoding alpha/beta fold hydrolase, which translates to MLPALRADAKADPLFFLAGGPGQGAAKMAKIVRELYRRVQTDRDIVLVDQRGTGRSNPLNCESKDDSLAAVTESQDSIMARLKACLAGYDADLTQYTTDIAMDDLDDVRAFLGYDQINIYGGSYGTRAGLVYLRRHGGHVRAAVLDGVAPTNMRLPLFFPRDSERAFGLLVKDCEADAGCRAAYPNLGDRFRALMARLQKDPPLVNVTHPRTGDRGSIRIEARLLANVVVSTLYSPIASALVPAIITRAEQGDFQGMLALAALGDSGGDTNMSVGMQLSVICAEDAPRISADDAATETAGTLFGEYVMRTQQDACTFWPRGAVDASYYEPVTSAIPTLVLSGEIDPVTPPVWGAETASHLSASKHVIMPGTGHTAGGTGCGLRIIKNFIDAGTTDGLDTACAEAVRRPPFFLTPAGPDPGAGANLSRRSPTAATQKGEGGHLSRRSPIGAQKGEGG; encoded by the coding sequence GTGCTGCCGGCCCTGAGGGCCGATGCCAAGGCCGACCCGCTGTTCTTCCTCGCCGGCGGTCCCGGACAGGGCGCCGCGAAGATGGCCAAGATCGTGCGCGAGCTGTACCGGCGCGTGCAGACCGACCGCGACATCGTGCTCGTCGATCAGCGCGGCACCGGCCGGTCGAATCCGCTCAATTGCGAGTCCAAGGACGATTCGCTCGCGGCCGTCACTGAATCACAGGACTCGATCATGGCCCGTCTCAAGGCGTGCCTGGCCGGCTACGACGCCGACCTCACGCAGTACACGACGGACATCGCCATGGACGACCTCGACGACGTCCGCGCGTTTCTCGGCTACGACCAGATCAACATCTACGGCGGCTCGTACGGCACGCGCGCCGGCCTCGTCTACCTGCGCCGGCACGGCGGCCACGTCCGGGCCGCGGTGCTCGACGGCGTCGCGCCGACCAACATGCGCCTCCCCCTGTTTTTCCCGCGCGACTCGGAGCGCGCCTTCGGCCTGCTGGTGAAAGACTGCGAGGCCGACGCCGGCTGCCGGGCGGCCTACCCCAACCTCGGCGACCGCTTCCGCGCGCTGATGGCGCGCCTGCAGAAGGATCCGCCGCTGGTGAACGTCACGCACCCGCGCACCGGGGATCGCGGCAGCATCCGGATCGAGGCGCGGCTGCTCGCCAACGTCGTCGTGTCGACGCTGTATTCGCCGATCGCCTCGGCCCTCGTGCCGGCCATCATCACGCGCGCCGAACAGGGCGACTTCCAAGGCATGCTCGCGCTCGCCGCCCTGGGCGATTCCGGCGGCGACACCAACATGAGCGTGGGCATGCAACTGTCGGTGATTTGCGCGGAAGACGCGCCGCGGATTTCGGCCGACGACGCGGCGACAGAAACCGCCGGCACCCTGTTCGGGGAATACGTGATGCGCACGCAGCAGGACGCCTGCACCTTCTGGCCGCGCGGCGCGGTGGACGCGTCGTACTACGAGCCGGTCACATCCGCCATCCCCACCCTGGTCCTGTCGGGCGAGATCGATCCGGTGACGCCGCCGGTGTGGGGCGCCGAGACCGCCAGCCACCTCTCGGCGTCGAAGCACGTCATCATGCCGGGCACCGGCCACACCGCCGGCGGCACCGGCTGCGGCCTCCGCATCATTAAGAACTTCATCGACGCCGGCACCACGGACGGCCTCGACACCGCGTGCGCCGAGGCAGTGCGCCGGCCGCCGTTCTTTTTGACACCGGCGGGTCCCGACCCCGGCGCCGGCGCCAACTTGTCGCGCCGAAGCCCGACCGCGGCTACCCAGAAGGGCGAAGGCGGACACCTGTCTCGCCGAAGCCCAATCGGAGCGCAGAAGGGCGAAGGCGGATGA
- a CDS encoding ATP-binding cassette domain-containing protein, producing the protein MIRVENLYKRFGEVAAVDGVTFTADDGAVTGLLGPNGAGKTTTLRMLYTLMRPDAGRILVDDVDALADPQGARLRLGVLPDSSGLYPRLTAREHSHYFGELQGITGADLRNRTEHLLKMLDMTSIADRRAAGYSHGERTKTALARAIVHDPKNVLLDEPTNGLDVMSTRAVRDIIRRLKGEGHTVLFSSHVMQEVSALCDTIVVIARGRIVASGTPDELRAQTGHLNLEDAFVALSGIDLGSPS; encoded by the coding sequence ATGATTCGCGTCGAGAACCTGTACAAGCGCTTCGGCGAGGTCGCCGCGGTCGATGGCGTGACGTTCACCGCCGACGACGGCGCGGTGACCGGCCTGCTCGGGCCCAACGGCGCCGGCAAGACGACGACGCTGCGGATGCTGTATACCCTGATGCGGCCCGACGCCGGCCGCATCCTGGTGGACGATGTCGATGCGCTGGCGGATCCGCAGGGGGCGCGGCTGCGGCTCGGCGTGCTGCCCGATTCGTCGGGGCTGTATCCGCGGCTGACGGCGCGCGAGCACAGCCACTACTTCGGCGAGTTGCAGGGCATCACTGGCGCCGACTTGCGGAACCGCACCGAGCACCTGCTGAAGATGCTCGACATGACGTCCATCGCCGATCGCCGCGCGGCCGGCTATTCCCACGGCGAGCGGACCAAGACGGCGCTGGCCCGCGCCATTGTCCACGACCCGAAGAACGTGCTGCTCGACGAGCCCACCAACGGCCTCGACGTGATGAGCACGCGCGCGGTGCGCGACATCATCAGGCGGCTCAAGGGCGAGGGGCATACGGTGCTGTTCTCGAGCCACGTGATGCAGGAAGTGTCGGCGCTCTGCGACACGATTGTGGTGATCGCGCGCGGCAGGATCGTGGCGTCTGGAACCCCCGACGAGTTGCGGGCGCAGACCGGGCACCTCAACCTGGAAGACGCGTTCGTCGCCCTGAGCGGCATCGACCTGGGGTCGCCGTCATGA
- a CDS encoding ABC transporter permease: protein MTASAMTQALVVFRKELKDWSRDRRSILTAVIGTLMGPLIVAFMFNTLASRQRQVEDVSIPVVGAEHAPALVDWLKQQPGITITRGPADPQEAVRERREDVVVVIPKDFAEKFKASKPAVIRLVADTSSQTTRPKLQRVRSLFQRYGGEIGSLRLVARGVSPVVGTPLQLEEVEVSSAQQRAAQILSFIPLFIMMAAFMGAMQISTDSTAGERERGSLEALLVNPAPRGALAAGKWLAGTATAMASVILSGALLLAIFQSIPLQDLGLRFRLGPQELIGTLVTVLPLCPFIVALQMYLATFAKSFKEAQSYLSLLMMVQMVPGFVATMYPVSSKTWMYFVPWVGQQALLTDVLGGKSPSLLFFATAALLNVALAMVAVKATTGLLHREKIIFGR from the coding sequence ATGACGGCGTCGGCGATGACCCAGGCGCTGGTCGTGTTCCGCAAGGAACTGAAGGACTGGTCGCGCGACCGCCGCTCCATCCTGACGGCCGTGATCGGCACGCTGATGGGCCCGCTCATTGTCGCCTTCATGTTCAACACGCTCGCCAGCCGCCAGCGGCAGGTCGAGGACGTGTCCATCCCGGTGGTGGGCGCCGAGCACGCGCCCGCCCTGGTGGATTGGCTGAAGCAGCAGCCCGGCATCACGATTACCAGAGGCCCCGCCGATCCCCAAGAAGCGGTGCGCGAGCGGCGCGAAGACGTCGTGGTGGTGATCCCGAAAGACTTCGCGGAGAAGTTCAAGGCGTCGAAGCCGGCGGTGATTCGCCTGGTCGCCGACACCTCGAGCCAGACCACGCGGCCCAAGCTGCAGCGGGTGCGGAGCCTGTTCCAGCGCTACGGCGGGGAAATCGGCAGCCTGCGCCTGGTCGCGCGCGGGGTCAGCCCGGTGGTGGGGACACCGCTGCAGCTCGAAGAGGTCGAGGTGTCGAGCGCCCAGCAACGGGCGGCGCAGATCCTGAGCTTCATTCCGCTGTTCATCATGATGGCGGCGTTCATGGGCGCCATGCAGATCTCCACGGACTCGACCGCCGGCGAGCGCGAGCGCGGATCGCTCGAGGCCCTGCTGGTGAACCCGGCGCCGCGCGGAGCGCTGGCGGCGGGCAAATGGCTGGCCGGCACCGCCACCGCCATGGCCAGCGTGATTCTGTCGGGCGCGCTGCTGCTCGCCATCTTCCAGTCCATCCCGCTGCAGGACCTCGGGCTGCGGTTCCGTCTCGGGCCGCAGGAGCTGATCGGCACGCTCGTCACGGTGTTGCCGCTGTGCCCGTTCATCGTCGCGCTGCAGATGTACCTCGCCACCTTCGCCAAGTCGTTCAAGGAAGCGCAGAGCTACTTGAGCCTGCTGATGATGGTGCAGATGGTGCCGGGCTTCGTGGCGACGATGTACCCGGTCTCGAGCAAGACGTGGATGTACTTCGTGCCATGGGTCGGCCAGCAGGCGCTGCTTACCGACGTGCTCGGCGGCAAGTCGCCGTCGCTGCTGTTCTTCGCGACCGCCGCCCTGCTCAACGTGGCGTTGGCAATGGTGGCGGTGAAGGCGACGACCGGCCTCCTCCACCGCGAGAAGATTATCTTTGGGAGATAG